DNA from Halostagnicola kamekurae:
AGAAGCGAGGACAATTGACCAATTGCCAGAAGCACTTTAGAAGAAAACAGAAATATAGACGATCTAACTCTGCGTCTGACCTAAAGTGTACGACGATTTTCTTTCACTTCTCTCTCAAAAGCAGTGTCCGAGAACTACTGTAAAGTCGGACGAAACGAGCCTGATTTCAGTCTGAGTACCGCCGAAAAAGCTAGGTTCCTATCCGTTTTTGTCCGACATGCAGGCAAACCGGACACCATGAATCTGCAACAGCATGAGAACCGCGACGATATGAAGGTCTGGCTCAGCCAGAACGAAGTAGAACAGTTGCTCGATGCTGCCGACGGAACTCAGCAGCGGATCGCCTTTGCGCTCGGTGCGCGCTGCGGGCTCCGTTCACACGAGATACTCAACGTCGCTCCCGAGGACATCGTCAACACCGACGCCGGGACGATACTTCGAGTCTGGCACGGAAAGGGTGATAAGTTCCGCGAGACACCCGTCCCGCGTGATCTCGCGACGACCATCCGCACGGTCGACGACGTTCGCGATGCATCCTCGAGCATGTCGCTCGTCGAGATCGCGAGTACGCGCTCGCTTCGGCGGTGGGTGCGATCGACTGCCGACGAACTGCACAAGGAGACCAAAGACGCCGGCTGGTCACACCTCGGTTTCCACGATCTCCGACGGACCTGGGCGACCGCGCTAGCGTCTGCTGACGTTGATCCATTGCTTGTATGTGACTGGGGAGGGTGGAATGATCTCGAGACATTTCTAGAACACTATCGGGGTAGCTACAGCCCTGAAGCACAACGGAGAGAACGGGAGAAAGTGGAATGGCTGTAACTCCACTGCCAAACTCTGGGTTGAAAAGATAGAGTTTAAAAATTCGATTCAAAGTAGCCTTCACAATTTTGTACCTCCCTTATAGTAGTAGTACTAATGAGCGTTCAGGAACTCAACACCGTAATTTCAAAGCTGAAAGAGAGGGACTTTGAGAGGGAGGAAGAACTCAGGTCTTTACTACCGGAGTTTGTGGAAGCATTAGAGTATGATTCTGAGAACTTATTTTTCGAAATGTCGATTGAGATAGAAAGCATTCCCGAACCATCTGAGCCGGTCCCAAGTCCTACGGTTGATGCTGTAATCAAATCCAACTCTCGATCACCTCCTTGGATGGTGATTTCTGTTCAATTGATGTATGAACCAGTACGCTTTCCGGGACATCGGGGTGAAATGGCTCGAATCGAGGAAGAACGTCTGCGAACGATCTATGAAAATACCCCTGTAGAGCAGGCTATTATCTTCTCTAATGAACTAATCACATATATATCAGAAGGGGATTTTTCAGGAATATCGATTAATGATTGGACGGGATCCAGCAAGACATTATATGAGTCTCTGAAAGCACCAGATTCTCTTCCTCACCAAGAGTCCATATCAACCGAAGAAGAACACAAGGGTACTGTAGAATCAACTCATTTTGAGATAGATCTTGATGAATATCAAACTACCCTCAATAAGGTTGAAAATGCAGAGTCCTCTCCAGAGAAGGGTGAAGCGTTAGAAGAATTATCTACCCTTCTTTTCAATAGTATATCTTTTATGAACGTGAGAAGAAGAAATCTCAGGAATTCGTCATCAGAGTTAGATGTTATAGTGGAGAACAACCAGTCAGACAACAATCCTCTCAAAAACTATGATCGGTTTATTCTAATTGAGTCAAAAAACTGGAAAAAGCCCGTAGGAGCTAGCTATGTTCGGGATTTTATAAGTAAAATCCGTTCTATTCAAGTCGATTTGGGAGTGATAGTAGCCCCAGAAGGAATTACTGGAAAAAGGGTGAAGACGCAGTAGATGAGTTGAACAAATGCTACCAAAATAGCGGAATAGTTGTGGTCGTTGTTGATAGTAGTGATCTACAATCCGTATTAAATGGAAATAGCTTCTATAAAATATTAGATAATAAAATATTCCATAGGAGATTTAGGAAAGTAACATGAAGGCATAATTGGTTTTAGTTGTATTCGGACAGCGACTGAGATTTCTCGGACGGTCGCCGAGAGCGGCGACTTTGATCTTGTCGAGGTAGTTGGTTCGCCTCAAGAGTTCTGATCAAACAATCGTCTACTGGCTACGGACACCTATTCCCGGATAACGAGATTAATGGCATCACTTGCGTCAAGAGTTTAACGCTATTCGTCCCTGCCGCAGAGGAGTGCGAAACTATTGATGTCCAATGGATCAAAGTGGTATTCTGTGATTTCAACAGGACTGAACGAGATATTTCACGAAACTCACATCCCCTGCTAGATTCCCTGTTAGGGGTGTCCCTAAGGGAGACCTCATCAAAACACATTCCTACATCTGCGGGCAGAACCCCACGGGGGTGGACACCGATTCTATGCAGAAAGAAGCAGAGTTTGCTGGAAAACAGCCCATCTAGATAGTGTTGCCACTAGCGAGATCGTTTCAGCGGAGGTGCTGCCACGCAACGGATGCAAAGGATTTCGTATCAGTTTCGTCGATCGATCGGAGCCCAGAGTCGATCTCCTTCTTGTAGCGAATCTTGGCCATCCGATAGCGGTCCTCGGGCATGTCAGCCGCAGTCCAAAGATCGTACCCTTCGCGGATCTTTCGCCTGATGTCATCGACGACGCCGAATTCTAAGCGAAGCGCGTTTCCATCACGATCACGAATATCGATATCGTGTTTTGCGGCCCACGCGATGAACGCGCTCGTCGACTGATCGAGACCTCGTTCAGCCGCTTCAATCGCTTTGGCACCGGCTTCTGCGGCTCGTCTCGTCGCTTCTCTGGCCTCTGTCACTGCATCATGGACGAGATCGGCGATGTACTTCGACCGAAGAGAGACCTTCCCGTATTCCCGTTCAACTAGTTCCGGGATCGTGTTGAGGGCTCGGCGAACACTCCCTGGATGTCGGTCTGTTTCATCAGCAATATCTTGCGGACTTACCTCGCCTCCATCAGTTATGAGAAATTCAAGGGACTCCCATGCTGTCGGAGCGATCCCATCCGCAAGATGTTTGATAACGACGGACTCTTGGCGGTGTTTGATCTGAGTGAAATCCAACTCGAGAACATCACGATCTCGATCCGAGTCTTCAGCTTGGAAGTATGCATCTGTGACGTAGGTGCCGATTCCTGATTGAAGTGGAAGACCAGCTTCGGCGAGTACGCTAAGAAGCGTCTCCTCGAGTTCACGATTGAGTCGGTCAATATCAGCCGGCGATGCATCGAGCTGCTCGTTCCAGAACGAACGCTGATAGGATACGCCAACTTTGGGATGGGCTATGGAGCGGTTGCTGTCGAGACTGACTGCATGCTGTGCGTAGTAGTGCTTCACTTCCTTCGGTAGTTCGTGCGATGGAAACGCCTCACGGACGCGATGCGGGCCGAGAGTGGCCGTGTGATAGTATCCAGGTCGATCCCGCCCATCTTCATCACTGTCGTACTGAACGAGCTTCCGTCGTCCTGTGCGGTCGTTCTCGAGTAAGTGACCCAACTGAGCGATCGGACCGTCTCGAGCGTGCACCGATCCACTCTCGTCCTTGTAGATGCGTACATACCGTTCCGCATCCAAGATCGTCGAGAACTCGTGTAGTTCATCGAAGTATCGGCTATTGACACCGACCACTCGCATCGCGTGCTGGATCAACGGATGGTAGCAATCGAACTCGAAGTTCGAACCCTGAACATGGAGATTCACGCCTTCATCGAGATTGTCGGGGACAGAAATTTCTCCGCCGTGCTCGCTTCGCATTCCCTGCCAGCGCGGAGCGAGATGGACGTGGAACGACCGTTCACCGACGATATCTTCCTCACTCTCGACTCGAAGATCAAATTCGCGCATCTCTGCGAGCCGAAACTCGGTTCCAGTGGGAAGTTGCTCACCTGGGTGCTCGAGTCCTGAATCCCGATAGGATAACGTCACTCCCCACTCCTCGTCATCAAATTCGAACGAAGCGTGCTGGCTCCCATCACCGTCTTTGATCCGACGATCGCATGCAAAGAACGGATCGAGACCATGCTCGGCGAAGAGGAAGTGAGCCGCGAACTCGTGGGGCGCGGTCTCGATCAGTTGCACCCGCGCTCACCTCCCGTACCAGCATCGGCGAAGAGACCCCTGAGTAGGGGGTATGTCGTTACGGCATGTAAACCAAGAAGGCTATGCCGCCTCCCGGATTTGAACCGGGGACAACGTGAGATGGCCATGAGTCCGAGTGACCTACTGGCGAGGGGGATAACACACTGCTTCCCAGTTCATAGATCTCGTGGGATAAGGACGGTTTCAGTTTCAAAAGTTCGGGTAGGGCGTAGGGCCTATATTCCCTTCGGAAAGCTATGAGTGTCCCGTTGGTGAAATTTAGATGCCCTAACATACCAAATTGGCATTGGTGAATCGCTAGATGACGGCGACTTCTGGCACTAACTCAGGCAGTTCAAT
Protein-coding regions in this window:
- a CDS encoding DUF7845 domain-containing protein; translated protein: MQLIETAPHEFAAHFLFAEHGLDPFFACDRRIKDGDGSQHASFEFDDEEWGVTLSYRDSGLEHPGEQLPTGTEFRLAEMREFDLRVESEEDIVGERSFHVHLAPRWQGMRSEHGGEISVPDNLDEGVNLHVQGSNFEFDCYHPLIQHAMRVVGVNSRYFDELHEFSTILDAERYVRIYKDESGSVHARDGPIAQLGHLLENDRTGRRKLVQYDSDEDGRDRPGYYHTATLGPHRVREAFPSHELPKEVKHYYAQHAVSLDSNRSIAHPKVGVSYQRSFWNEQLDASPADIDRLNRELEETLLSVLAEAGLPLQSGIGTYVTDAYFQAEDSDRDRDVLELDFTQIKHRQESVVIKHLADGIAPTAWESLEFLITDGGEVSPQDIADETDRHPGSVRRALNTIPELVEREYGKVSLRSKYIADLVHDAVTEAREATRRAAEAGAKAIEAAERGLDQSTSAFIAWAAKHDIDIRDRDGNALRLEFGVVDDIRRKIREGYDLWTAADMPEDRYRMAKIRYKKEIDSGLRSIDETDTKSFASVAWQHLR
- a CDS encoding tyrosine-type recombinase/integrase, which translates into the protein MNLQQHENRDDMKVWLSQNEVEQLLDAADGTQQRIAFALGARCGLRSHEILNVAPEDIVNTDAGTILRVWHGKGDKFRETPVPRDLATTIRTVDDVRDASSSMSLVEIASTRSLRRWVRSTADELHKETKDAGWSHLGFHDLRRTWATALASADVDPLLVCDWGGWNDLETFLEHYRGSYSPEAQRREREKVEWL